The sequence TCTGTTAGTGAAGACGGTGCAACAGCCAACGCGATCTGTTTAACCATCGCAGAAACAGTCAAAGCAAATGGAGTAGATTTCTATCGTTACCTTGTAAAAATACTAGGGAAGGATCTACCCAATCTGGATATCCATCGAAACTCAGAAATTTTAAATCAATACATGCCTTGGTCAAAAAATATCCAAGAAACGTGTGGAAAGTAAAATAGCCGTATATCCGTTGAAAAAATTAATGATATACGGCTATTTGCCATGCTTACCAAAAGGTATGCTTAATTATATAGTTCGGGGTTACGACTCATTTATTAATACGACGAATCTAATATTTAGCATAAAGAACAAAAGATGGTTCTTCTTTACATAAGAGAATCGTCTTTTTGGACTCCAAATATATATATGTGTATATAAAAATACAAATAGCAAAAATTTTACTTTAGAACTGAAGAACTACATATTAACCCTGAACAAGGAGTAGCTTTCCCTTACCCCTTAAACCGCTGTGCAATCCTTGAAAGTTTACTAGACTGCTCGGAACGGCTTTCCGCTTCATCCGCAAGCAACGTAACTTACATCGGAATGTTCTTCCATCGAAGCAGCGGCGATAGTGACCGATTCTGTGAATTGCTCGGCGATATATATGATGCCACTAATAATACCATGAAGTTCGTCACTGTCTTGCAACAAAACAGTAGCATTGAGCAGGACTTGATAATTAGCATGTAATTGAATGACTTAATACCTAGAAATAGTTACTAGTGTTTTCTGATAAGCCACAATTATTTTATCTAACTCCTGACTCGCTGTTAGTACATCATGACTAGATATTCCCTTTTTAACAACAAGTTTATTTAGATGCTCCTTTTCCTTTTCAATCTTTCTCAAAAGATATACCAGTTTATATAGTATCATTGTCATTCTCCTAAGAGGGATTCTTTATACTTAGGAAAGCTTGTCTCCTTTTACTCAAGCTATTTATTTCAAATATCATAACAACATTTAAAGGCCTAAATTATCATCCATTTCTTCACTACGGTATTCTTAACTCAATCAATAATTTTCATCAAGAAAGATATATGGGCGATATATTCTTATACCTTTACAAAGCCAAGACCGGTCTAGATAAACTTTAATAAAGCTCTTAAGTCTTGGCGTTGTGCAATCTCCCCACAGTCCAACCTTTTTTCTCTAGGCAATACGTACTTTCAATCATTTTTTTATATTACTGTACCGTGACTACTCCCTTTATTTTGGTTTCTTTTTCTCGTAATGTTAAATATTGTTGCAAAAACGAATATACAGATTAGTGAAATTATATAGACTTGTATAGTTCCTATTGTTTCCCACTTATTAATGAGGGTCAAGAAAGCTGGAATGGTAGCAGTTACCCAAGCTTGGATTAGGGTAACCCATCCAGTAAATATAGAAATCTCTTTTTTCAAAGCAAGGAGAAGGAAAAATAAGGTCCAAAGGAAGGCCCACATGAACCAAATAACCCCAAACTTAAGATCATTAAATTCAACAATACTCATGATTCCATAGCCTACGGCTAATATGGCAACCCATAAAGAATACCATCCAACACCAGAACCATCATATCCTTTCAAATTTGTAATTCCTACATATAAGTAAGTGAGACCAAACAAGAAGATACCGGAGGCATTAAATATCGCCCACAAGTCACCATTCGCTGTAAATATTAAGTAAAAAGGGGTAATGACTTGTAAGGTACCTATGAAGAGATTAAAAACACCTGCACTTTTCCCATCTACTTTTCCAAGTAACATTAGGCTATTTACAAAGAGAACTGCTCCAACATACATAAGTCCAACCGTTCCCATCCCTTTTCATCCTTCCCTATAATATCTCTTCCTTCCATGCTAATGCATCACCGGAGTTGCTTACTATATATTGTATGGCTTGATCTTGTTGTAATCGATTACTTAAATGGGCAGCCAAAGGAACCTCTACGTACTTTCGGATCGTCCTTCTTAAATTCCTGGCTCCATATTTCCTATCAAAGCCTTTTTTTAACAAAAATTCCTTGGCACTTTCATCTAGTTTAATCATACATTGATATTTTGTAATTCTTCGATTGAGCGATGCCATAAAGGTATCCAGTATGGGATTGAGCCCCTCCTTCTCCAACCAGTTAAAGACGAAGATATCATCGAACCGATTAATAAACTCTGGGGTAAACCGTTTTTCAAGCTTAGATTGAACGATTCCCTGTAACAGATTCTCTTTCCCCCAGTATTTCGGATGTAGCGGGTACATCAAACGCTTCCATTTCCCTTTTAAAGTATCATGGGCAAACTCCATGATTTCCTCCGCTCCTAGGTTGCTTGTCATAAAGATCATAGAGTTCCTAAAATTAATCTTCTTCTCCCCTGTGGGTATAACCATGACCCCGTTATCCATCACATTTAACAGGGATTGTAAGACTTGGT is a genomic window of Ammoniphilus sp. CFH 90114 containing:
- a CDS encoding AAA family ATPase; this translates as MPFITDKLKGMEQKSIVLHSESQVDIEGKHLVTRFRFKAEDVVEKLRARIYGQDEIIDRLEETLKIIWSDISDPFRPLYVGLFLGPTGVGKTEMIRALAEAIHGQPEAFCRIDMNTLSQEHYAAALTGAPPGYVGSKEGSSLFDPSLIEGTYSKPGIVLFDEMEKANDQVLQSLLNVMDNGVMVIPTGEKKINFRNSMIFMTSNLGAEEIMEFAHDTLKGKWKRLMYPLHPKYWGKENLLQGIVQSKLEKRFTPEFINRFDDIFVFNWLEKEGLNPILDTFMASLNRRITKYQCMIKLDESAKEFLLKKGFDRKYGARNLRRTIRKYVEVPLAAHLSNRLQQDQAIQYIVSNSGDALAWKEEIL
- a CDS encoding aspartyl-phosphate phosphatase Spo0E family protein produces the protein MTMILYKLVYLLRKIEKEKEHLNKLVVKKGISSHDVLTASQELDKIIVAYQKTLVTISRY
- a CDS encoding AmiS/UreI family transporter; translated protein: MGTVGLMYVGAVLFVNSLMLLGKVDGKSAGVFNLFIGTLQVITPFYLIFTANGDLWAIFNASGIFLFGLTYLYVGITNLKGYDGSGVGWYSLWVAILAVGYGIMSIVEFNDLKFGVIWFMWAFLWTLFFLLLALKKEISIFTGWVTLIQAWVTATIPAFLTLINKWETIGTIQVYIISLICIFVFATIFNITRKRNQNKGSSHGTVI